A single Lemur catta isolate mLemCat1 chromosome 20, mLemCat1.pri, whole genome shotgun sequence DNA region contains:
- the LOC123625301 gene encoding metallothionein-1E-like encodes MDPNCSCATGGSCTCPGSCTCKECKCASCKKSCCSCCPVGCAKCAQGCVCRGASNKCSCCA; translated from the exons ATGGACCCCAACTGCTCCTGCGCCACTG GTGgctcctgcacctgccctggcTCCTGCACGTGCAAAGAGTGCAAATGTGCGTCCTGCAAGAAGA gctgctgctcctgctgccccGTGGGCTGTGCCAAGTGTGCCCAGGGCTGCGTCTGCAGAGGGGCGTCGAACAAGTGCAGCTGCTGCGCCTGA
- the LOC123625302 gene encoding metallothionein-2-like produces the protein MDPNCSCSPGGSCSCPGSCTCKQCKCASCKKSCCSCCPVGCAKCAQGCVCRGASDKCSCCA, from the exons ATGGACCCCAACTGCTCCTGCTCCCCAG GTGGCTCCTGCAGCTGCCCTGGCTCCTGCACGTGCAAACAGTGCAAATGCGCGTCCTGCAAGAAGA gctgctgctcctgctgccccGTGGGCTGTGCCAAGTGTGCCCAGGGCTGCGTCTGCAGAGGGGCATCAGACAAGTGCAGCTGCTGTGCCTGA
- the LOC123625303 gene encoding metallothionein-2: protein MDPNCSCAAGESCTCASSCKCKECKCTSCKKSCCSCCPVGCAKCAQGCVCRGASDKCSCCA from the exons ATGGATCCCAACTGCTCCTGCGCCGCGG GCGAATCCTGCACCTGTGCCAGCTCCTGCAAATGCAAAGAGTGCAAATGCACCTCCTGCAAGAAGA gctgctgctcctgctgccccGTGGGCTGTGCCAAGTGTGCCCAGGGCTGCGTCTGCAGAGGGGCATCGGACAAGTGCAGCTGCTgcgcctga